The Xiphias gladius isolate SHS-SW01 ecotype Sanya breed wild chromosome 4, ASM1685928v1, whole genome shotgun sequence genome includes a window with the following:
- the arf6a gene encoding ADP-ribosylation factor 6a has protein sequence MGKMLSKIFGNKEMRILMLGLDAAGKTTILYKLKLGQSVTTIPTVGFNVETVTYKNVKFNVWDVGGQDKIRPLWRHYYTGTQGLIFVVDCADRDRIDEARQELHRIINDREMRDAIILIFANKQDLPDAMKPHEIQEKLGLTRIRDRNWYVQPSCATTGDGLYEGLTWLTSNYKS, from the coding sequence ATGGGGAAAATGCTGTCAAAAATCTTTGGCAACAAGGAGATGAGAATATTGATGCTCGGACTTGATGCAGCTGGTAAAACTACCATCTTGTACAAGCTGAAGCTGGGACAGTCAGTCACCACCATCCCCACCGTTGGTTTCAACGTGGAGACTGTCACCTATAAGAATGTGAAGTTCAACGTGTGGGATGTGGGGGGACAGGACAAGATCAGGCCGCTTTGGAGACATTACTACACAGGCACCCAGGGCCTCATTTTCGTGGTGGACTGTGCCGACAGGGACAGGATCGATGAGGCGAGGCAGGAGCTCCACCGAATCATCAACGACCGGGAGATGAGGGACGCCATCATCCTGATCTTCGCCAATAAACAAGACCTCCCAGATGCCATGAAACCCCACGAGATCCAGGAGAAGCTAGGCCTGACCCGGATCAGAGATAGGAATTGGTACGTTCAGCCCTCGTGTGCGACAACAGGGGATGGACTATACGAGGGCCTGACCTGGCTTACCTCGAATTACAAATCTTAA
- the LOC120789060 gene encoding E3 ubiquitin-protein ligase pellino homolog 2: protein MNSPKKDGDDDVPVKDPVKYGELVILGYNGSLPSGDRGRRKSRFALYRRAKANGVKPSTVHILNTPQDSKAVHSRGQHSISFTLSRNQTVVVEYCHDNNTDMFQIGRSTESPIDFVVTDTSGGVKEGEDPSIAPSTISRFACRVVCNRNPPYTARIYAAGFDSSKNIFLGEKATKWKNPDGHMDGLTTNGVLVMHPEGFPEDPKQGLWREISVCGDVYALRETRSGPTRGKLAEGESSALRDGSLVDLCGATLLWRTGEGLMRAPTLRHLEALRQELNASRPQCPVGLSTLAFPSLPRSHSLEERQPWVYLACGHVHGRHDWGQRSEGEEEPGEGEGSTARRECPLCRSVGPYVPLWLGCEPAVYVDAGSPTHAFVPCGHVCSEKTARYWAETPLPHGTHAFRPVCPFCSTALSSPGWTRLIFQGPID, encoded by the exons ATGAATTCACCGAAAAAAGACGGAGATGATGATGTGCCCGTTAAAGACCCGGTAAAATACGGCGAATTGGTCATTCTGGG GTACAATGGCTCTCTTCCAAGCGGAGACCGGGGGCGCAGAAAGAGCCGCTTTGCTCTGTACCGAAGGGCCAAGGCCAACGGTGTCAAACCCAGCACTGTGCACATCCTCAACACACCACAGGACAGCAAG gCTGTACACAGCAGGGGGCAGCACAGcatctctttcactctgtccCGCAACCAGACAGTGGTGGTGGAGTACTGCCACgacaacaacacagacatgtTCCAG ATTGGACGCTCCACAGAAAGTCCCATTGACTTTGTGGTGACGGACACCTCAGGAGGGGTAAAGGAGGGAGAGGACCCCTCCATCGCTCCTAGCACGATCTCACGTTTTGCCTGCAGAGTGGTGTGTAACCGCAACCCACCCTACACTGCACGTATTTACGCCGCAGGCTTTGACTCCTCCAAAAATATCTTCCTAGGG GAAAAAGCAACCAAATGGAAAAACCCTGATGGGCACATGGACGGCCTGACCACCAACGGGGTGCTAGTGATGCACCCGGAGGGGTTCCCAGAGGACCCCAAGCAGGGGCTCTGGAGGGAGATCTCTGTCTGTGGTGATGTCTACGCCCTGCGGGAGACACGCTCAGGACCTACCCGGGGCAAACTG gcagagggagagagcagtgCACTACGAGATGGCTCCCTGGTTGATCTGTGTGGTGCCACCCTGCTGTGGCGTACAGGCGAAGGGCTCATGCGTGCTCCCACCCTGCGTCACCTGGAGGCACTTCGCCAGGAGCTTAATGCGTCCCGGCCGCAGTGTCCTGTAGGCCTAAGCACGCTGGCCTTCCCCAGCCTGCCTCGCAGCCACAG CCTTGAAGAACGTCAGCCGTGGGTCTACCTCGCTTGCGGCCATGTCCATGGACGCCACGACTGGGGCCAGAGAtctgagggagaggaggaaccAGGAGAGGGCGAGGGCTCCACAGCCCGCCGAGAATGTCCGCTGTGCAGGAGCGTTGGTCCCTACGTGCCCCTGTGGCTGGGCTGTGAACCTGCTGTGTATGTAGATGCCGGTTCTCCTACGCACGCTTTTGTGCCGTGCGGTCACGTCTGCTCAGAGAAGACAGCCAGGTACTGGGCTGAGACCCCGCTACCCCATGGGACCCACGCCTTCAGACCCGTCTGCCCCTTCTGCTCCACTGCCCTCAGCTCCCCCGGCTGGACGCGGCTCATCTTCCAGGGCCCCATCGACTAG